The DNA sequence AAGCTCTTAAACATTCTCAGTTAAACTCTATTACTGCTGTGATTGGCCCACCGGGGAATGGCAAGACGACATTGTTGTTGCATAAGATAGCGCAGCAAGTGGTAAGTAGAGCCGTGGAATTAGCAACAACTGGGCGAGATAGAAGTAACCTGACTGTGGTAACAAGCACTAACAATTTTGCTGTAAAGAACGTTGAGAAAATCTTAGCCAACAACTTGACCTCTGACCATTTCTACTTATCAGGAGGCTCAAGGGATTTAGTTGAGAGCCAAGTGTTACCTAGTTTGCAAGCTGCACTCGACTGGTTAACCAAAGAAACGTTTAATCACGATGAATGGGAGTCAGCACAACAACAAGTATTAGCTGGTGTTCAACAAATAGAATCTTATAAAAAACAAGATGAAGATAATCTTCAACAGAAAATTGCTGATGAACAACTATTAGAGGAACTATGCCGAGATATACAATCGGTTGAGTCAGCGATGAAGACCTCTCTTTTTAAGCCCTCATCAGCATTAGAATCTTCACGCGATTACTCTAGGTTTCCACTAGAAGCTTACCAGCAGCTAGGGCGACATCTTGACAGTGCTAGGCGTTCTTTACCGAGAATTGATTACTGGCAGGATAAGAGTAGAAATGACAACTGCTTTGTCCTGATTATGCAGGCGATTAAGCGATTCTGGCAGTCGATAACCAAAACCAGCCCACATCATATTCTCAAACGCCTGCATAAACAAATAGAGATGCCTGTGTTAGCGACACTGGCCACACCATTTCCTTTTCAAATCCCACTAACAACTGAATCTCTCATAGCAGCAGCGCAAAGTGTTGACCAGCTACTAGCAGAAGCATCTTCTTGGCAGCAACAACAGAATAGTTTTGACAGCACACAACAGCAGTTAAAGTCATTACAGCAAGAACTCACCAACCTCATTAATCGCCGTTCTCAAGTTGAAACCCGACTCGCTGCTTATCCCACTAAAGATTTTTACAGTCGTTTCTACAGCGAATTGCACTCACTGCAAGTAGAGTTATTTGAGTGGTCTTGGCAATTTCAACAGCAGGAAGCTAGGCGGCGGAAAGATGAAGTGATAGCTTCCATGAGGACTTACATTGCTGTCATGAATGGCGAATGGGATGCTTACCGTCAGTTAAGTCTTAATTGGAGAAACATTTATCGGGATATCAGTCTGTTGTTTCCAGTATTCCTTTGCACTTTGCACTCCATCCGCAATTTGTTACCCTATCCCGATAGTGGCTGTATTGACCAAGTAATTGTAGATGAAGCGGGTCAAATTCCCCCACATCAGGTTTTCCCCGTTTTAGTACGGTGTAATCGGGCTTTAATTGTGGGCGATCCATTGCAATTAGAGCCGGTTGTTAATTTGAGCGACCAGAAGAAAGAGGAATATCGTAGTAAATCTTTTCTGGAACAGGGGCTTACAGATGTAGATTATGACCGTTACAGCCCTACTGCTACCACAGCTTATCATCGGGCGGCAGGAGCATCAGGGCAACCGCAAGATATTGGTAATGGCATTATCCTGAAATATCATTACCGTTGCGTTCCGGTGATTGCTGATTTTTGCGATCGCCTGTGCAATTACGGCATGAGCATCAAGACTGAACCAAAAGCTTCTCGCTTGGGTGCTAACCTAATTGCTTGCAACGTTGAAGGGAAACTTGAGAACAACGTTAATTGGGCAGAAGTTGATGCAGTAGAAGCGTTGATTGAGGAGTTGTTAGGGGCAGGTTATTGCTTAAATTCGACTGATTCTGACAACACAATTGGGGTGATTTCGCCTTACCGTCGTCAAGTAAATGCTCTGACTCAACGTTTACAATCTCGCTGGACTAATTTTTCAGACAAGAGCATTGGCACAGTTCACACATTTCAGGGTGGTCAAAAGTCAGTGATAATTTTCTCGACTCGCCAATGCTCTGCAACTGATAGTCTCTGGTTTATCAATCGCAGACCTAATCTACTCAATGTTGCTGTTAGCAGAGCGCGAGAACTGTTTATTTTGGTCGGGAATTTGGGACGAATTTCTGAAGGGGGGCATACGAGGGAATTGGTTGAATATATTAAGGAATTTGGCGAGATGAGACACTTTTGAGCAACCTTA is a window from the Nostoc sp. UHCC 0870 genome containing:
- a CDS encoding DEAD/DEAH box helicase produces the protein MAEASQIRALLKAWLDYIKVENLSNAKVEADESTQPNIWDSLVNLVGDKLLIDESLFKELKQPFKNSKNKVQTELPSIAVAFPQIYEIESNRRQFRPLFTINVSPIFEGNYRSSGWDLTQYEFQPVIPNLMQWYGLEEEAAESLVTREGLKVFLETTFNRPFKTLQDFMGLIELPLFPVRSKLLPYLLDFDYAPFNQHLKKDFQKISEQNYFQWARPGYPAYEYLFGQPKTPRHEVLFLGAFPNSLPDDYQAQALKHSQLNSITAVIGPPGNGKTTLLLHKIAQQVVSRAVELATTGRDRSNLTVVTSTNNFAVKNVEKILANNLTSDHFYLSGGSRDLVESQVLPSLQAALDWLTKETFNHDEWESAQQQVLAGVQQIESYKKQDEDNLQQKIADEQLLEELCRDIQSVESAMKTSLFKPSSALESSRDYSRFPLEAYQQLGRHLDSARRSLPRIDYWQDKSRNDNCFVLIMQAIKRFWQSITKTSPHHILKRLHKQIEMPVLATLATPFPFQIPLTTESLIAAAQSVDQLLAEASSWQQQQNSFDSTQQQLKSLQQELTNLINRRSQVETRLAAYPTKDFYSRFYSELHSLQVELFEWSWQFQQQEARRRKDEVIASMRTYIAVMNGEWDAYRQLSLNWRNIYRDISLLFPVFLCTLHSIRNLLPYPDSGCIDQVIVDEAGQIPPHQVFPVLVRCNRALIVGDPLQLEPVVNLSDQKKEEYRSKSFLEQGLTDVDYDRYSPTATTAYHRAAGASGQPQDIGNGIILKYHYRCVPVIADFCDRLCNYGMSIKTEPKASRLGANLIACNVEGKLENNVNWAEVDAVEALIEELLGAGYCLNSTDSDNTIGVISPYRRQVNALTQRLQSRWTNFSDKSIGTVHTFQGGQKSVIIFSTRQCSATDSLWFINRRPNLLNVAVSRARELFILVGNLGRISEGGHTRELVEYIKEFGEMRHF